The following proteins are co-located in the Nocardia bhagyanarayanae genome:
- a CDS encoding GTP-binding protein has protein sequence MGAKAIDPQTIRNVTIIGDPDETTRVAHLLRRRSGQPGPGTRATVDWKTGRVEHTIRIAALTSHAPIADLERAIRVADGVVAVVNAAANPTPHVETMLRVADDHQVARLCLITGVDHSAADFGRCVRTIADTRGAVPLALQIPLGAHPTFEGVIDLLPLWALESLAAELYGSHWEVVERWYGNLVKTVMEQAPSDSNASPARCDIPLDQLHHRIRYLTRIGDVVPVLCGAAPPSEDIATLLDAIARYLPSPMDVCQPEHALDY, from the coding sequence ATGGGCGCCAAAGCCATTGATCCCCAGACAATCCGCAACGTCACCATCATCGGCGACCCCGACGAGACCACCCGAGTGGCCCACCTCCTCCGCCGCCGCTCCGGCCAGCCCGGCCCCGGCACCCGGGCCACGGTCGACTGGAAGACGGGCCGCGTCGAGCACACGATCCGTATCGCCGCGCTGACGAGCCACGCGCCCATCGCGGATCTCGAGCGGGCCATCCGCGTCGCCGACGGTGTGGTCGCGGTCGTGAACGCCGCCGCGAACCCCACCCCGCACGTCGAGACGATGTTGCGGGTCGCCGACGACCACCAGGTCGCCCGCCTGTGCCTGATCACCGGAGTCGACCACTCCGCAGCAGATTTCGGCCGCTGTGTCCGCACGATCGCCGACACCCGCGGCGCGGTCCCACTGGCGCTACAGATCCCCCTCGGCGCCCACCCCACGTTCGAAGGCGTCATCGACCTGCTCCCGCTGTGGGCGCTCGAATCGCTGGCCGCCGAACTTTACGGCAGCCATTGGGAAGTCGTCGAGCGGTGGTACGGCAACCTCGTGAAAACGGTCATGGAACAGGCCCCCTCGGATTCGAACGCCTCCCCCGCCCGGTGCGACATCCCGCTCGACCAGCTGCATCATCGCATCCGCTACCTCACCCGCATCGGTGACGTCGTACCCGTCCTATGCGGTGCAGCGCCCCCCAGCGAGGACATCGCCACACTCTTGGACGCCATCGCCCGCTACCTGCCCTCCCCCATGGATGTCTGCCAACCAGAACACGCCCTCGACTATTGA
- a CDS encoding MFS transporter, giving the protein MTASTNASCAASAVASCSLRGPEQRLNAASLMPSSSARRPKLSPSSPVGAVDVAVCIRSTVFFERTGGERRVLRDRCRQTKGFLMDGVAAEDTVATDISTTRRPVRDHSTAIVWILCSAAFIAMLDVFVVNVAFTNIAESYRGSSLADVSWVLNGYAIVYAALLIPAGRVSDRFGRKAGFLVGLGIFTLASLACAVAPSLWTLVAFRVLQAVGAAALTPASLGLLLTVLPPTRVPGAVKVWATTSSAAAAFGPVVGGALVEASWRWVFLINLPVSLVAGVAAMRLVPNHHRRTPSRMPDLLGVALLIVAIGALSLGLVQSGEWRWSSAATLGTLAVAAVGVAGFVARMTRHRNPVVSPDLFRVPTFVWANVTVFAFCTAFGAWFLSMAMWLENAAGFDTMGTGLAIVPGPLMVPIFAAVSQRLISRIPVGIVVALGNLLFASGVALVLATASTPVRYAADVLPGWLISGVGIGLALPSMIASAAVDLPPDQSATGSAVVNTARQLGYVLGVAVLIAILGSLDAPADRMLTAFQHGWLFIAIVAIASAATAFGLTPRTRQS; this is encoded by the coding sequence ATGACCGCGTCGACGAATGCCTCCTGCGCCGCTTCCGCCGTCGCGAGCTGCAGTCTCCGTGGTCCGGAACAACGTCTGAATGCCGCTTCGCTGATGCCGAGTTCGTCGGCCAGACGTCCGAAGCTGAGCCCTTCGAGTCCCGTTGGTGCAGTTGATGTTGCGGTATGCATACGGTCGACCGTATTCTTTGAGCGCACCGGTGGAGAGCGGCGCGTGCTGAGGGACCGGTGTCGACAAACGAAGGGATTCCTCATGGATGGCGTAGCGGCCGAAGACACCGTGGCCACGGACATATCGACGACACGAAGGCCGGTCCGGGACCATTCGACGGCGATCGTGTGGATTCTCTGTTCGGCCGCGTTCATCGCGATGCTCGACGTATTCGTCGTGAACGTCGCGTTCACGAATATCGCCGAGTCGTACCGTGGTTCGTCGCTGGCGGACGTGAGCTGGGTCCTCAACGGATACGCCATCGTCTATGCGGCACTGCTGATTCCAGCGGGGCGCGTCTCGGACCGGTTCGGCCGAAAGGCGGGATTCCTGGTCGGTCTCGGCATTTTCACGCTGGCGAGCCTGGCCTGCGCGGTGGCTCCCTCGCTATGGACGCTGGTGGCGTTCCGGGTCCTGCAGGCGGTCGGCGCGGCCGCCCTGACGCCCGCCAGCCTAGGGCTGCTCCTCACCGTACTGCCGCCGACGCGGGTGCCGGGCGCGGTGAAGGTTTGGGCCACAACGAGTTCCGCCGCCGCAGCGTTCGGCCCGGTGGTCGGCGGGGCGCTGGTCGAGGCGTCCTGGCGCTGGGTCTTCCTGATCAATCTGCCGGTGAGCTTGGTGGCCGGGGTTGCGGCCATGCGCTTGGTACCGAATCATCACCGGCGGACACCGAGCCGGATGCCCGACCTGCTCGGGGTGGCACTGCTGATCGTGGCGATCGGGGCACTGTCGCTGGGCCTGGTACAGAGCGGCGAATGGCGGTGGTCCAGTGCGGCGACACTCGGCACACTGGCCGTCGCGGCAGTCGGCGTGGCGGGGTTCGTGGCGCGAATGACGCGACATCGGAATCCGGTGGTGTCGCCCGACCTGTTCCGGGTGCCGACGTTCGTGTGGGCCAACGTCACCGTATTCGCGTTCTGCACCGCGTTCGGGGCATGGTTCCTCAGCATGGCCATGTGGCTGGAGAACGCGGCCGGGTTCGACACCATGGGAACCGGACTCGCCATCGTCCCCGGACCGCTCATGGTGCCGATCTTCGCCGCCGTCAGCCAGCGACTGATCAGCCGGATCCCAGTGGGTATCGTTGTGGCACTGGGGAACCTGCTGTTCGCCAGTGGTGTGGCGCTCGTGCTGGCCACCGCGTCCACACCCGTGCGGTACGCCGCCGATGTCCTGCCGGGCTGGCTGATCTCCGGCGTTGGCATCGGCCTCGCGCTGCCCAGCATGATCGCCTCCGCGGCCGTCGATCTGCCGCCGGACCAGTCCGCCACCGGCAGTGCCGTGGTGAATACGGCCCGCCAGCTCGGCTATGTGCTGGGCGTCGCCGTGCTGATCGCCATTCTCGGATCGCTCGATGCCCCGGCCGACCGGATGCTGACCGCGTTTCAACACGGCTGGCTGTTCATCGCCATCGTCGCCATCGCAAGCGCCGCAACGGCCTTCGGCCTCACGCCCCGCACTCGTCAGTCGTGA
- a CDS encoding MerR family transcriptional regulator — protein sequence MRIGELADRSGVSERSLRYYEAQGLLTAQRTSGGHRHYGEWAVDRVIRIQTLYAAGLNSRKIAQLLPCMRDSDGRPNEIATPKLVAELTAERDRIDRTIADLIRSRDVLDEVIDSASKRVTTGQPG from the coding sequence ATGCGGATCGGTGAGCTGGCTGATCGCAGCGGGGTGAGCGAGCGCTCCCTTCGCTACTACGAGGCGCAAGGTCTGCTGACCGCTCAGCGCACCTCCGGCGGCCACCGGCACTACGGCGAATGGGCGGTCGACCGCGTCATACGCATCCAAACCCTCTATGCCGCAGGCCTGAACAGCAGGAAGATCGCGCAACTGCTGCCCTGCATGAGAGATTCCGACGGTCGCCCGAACGAGATCGCCACACCGAAACTGGTCGCCGAACTCACCGCTGAGCGCGATCGAATCGACCGCACGATCGCCGATCTGATTCGCTCGCGGGATGTTCTGGACGAAGTGATCGATTCGGCGTCGAAGCGCGTGACCACCGGCCAACCGGGCTAG
- a CDS encoding SDR family NAD(P)-dependent oxidoreductase: protein MTELTGKVALVTGGSRGIGAAIAQRLADAGAAIGLTYVQAADQARAVAKQIENKGGKATIIQADLTRPETAAEAVEQTVRELGRIDILVNNAGFLAYGPLAEVSVAELDRVLAVDIQSVFLATQAAARHMGDGGRIISIGSCFNGRVPGSNFVLQAMAKSALIGLTKGLARELGPLGITATVVDPGPIDTDMNPADGETAEFQRSLTALGRYGAAEDIAAAVAYLAGPGGRYVTGTALAVDGGYTV, encoded by the coding sequence ATGACCGAGCTGACCGGCAAGGTAGCGCTGGTGACCGGCGGCAGCCGAGGAATCGGCGCCGCGATAGCGCAGCGGCTGGCCGACGCCGGGGCGGCGATCGGCCTGACCTACGTCCAGGCAGCAGACCAAGCGCGCGCGGTCGCCAAGCAGATCGAGAACAAGGGCGGCAAGGCCACGATCATCCAGGCCGATCTGACCCGTCCCGAGACCGCGGCCGAAGCGGTCGAGCAGACGGTGCGGGAGTTGGGCCGCATCGACATCCTGGTGAACAACGCGGGCTTCCTCGCCTACGGCCCACTGGCGGAGGTGTCGGTCGCCGAACTGGATCGTGTACTCGCCGTGGACATTCAGTCGGTGTTCCTGGCCACCCAGGCCGCTGCCCGGCACATGGGTGACGGTGGGCGGATCATCAGCATCGGGTCGTGCTTCAACGGGCGCGTTCCCGGTTCGAACTTCGTCTTGCAGGCCATGGCGAAATCCGCGCTCATCGGGCTGACCAAGGGACTCGCTCGCGAGCTCGGCCCGCTGGGAATCACCGCCACCGTCGTGGACCCGGGCCCGATCGACACCGACATGAACCCAGCCGACGGCGAGACCGCGGAATTCCAACGCTCCCTCACCGCCCTCGGCCGGTACGGCGCGGCCGAGGACATCGCCGCCGCCGTGGCGTACCTGGCGGGCCCCGGCGGCCGCTACGTGACCGGCACCGCCCTCGCCGTGGACGGCGGATACACCGTGTGA
- a CDS encoding MerR family transcriptional regulator, with protein MLIGEFADRSGTSARMLRYYEQQGLVRARRSANGYRVYDEGELPIVHKIRSMQELGFELDELSPFVTCMRAGNPSGDECPESMDTLRRRLTEVNDAIDELLAIRELLHRQLATAESKGYQ; from the coding sequence ATGCTGATCGGGGAGTTCGCCGATCGTTCCGGTACGAGCGCCCGCATGCTGCGGTACTACGAACAGCAGGGCTTGGTGCGGGCACGTCGGTCGGCGAACGGCTACCGGGTGTACGACGAGGGCGAGTTGCCGATCGTCCACAAGATCCGGTCCATGCAAGAACTGGGCTTCGAACTCGACGAGTTGAGCCCGTTCGTCACGTGCATGCGGGCCGGGAACCCGTCCGGCGACGAATGCCCGGAGTCGATGGACACCCTGCGGCGCCGGCTCACCGAGGTGAACGACGCGATCGACGAGCTCCTCGCGATCCGGGAGCTCCTGCACCGGCAGCTCGCCACCGCCGAATCGAAGGGATACCAATGA
- a CDS encoding TIGR03619 family F420-dependent LLM class oxidoreductase produces the protein MKFAISYPTPFNGTDPDRLVSFARHAERCGFEALYVQDHIALYPGANYGAGELPPTLPYFDPLDTLSFVAAATERLLLGTGVLLLPYRHPVVLAKRLATIDALSKGRMRLLTVGLGALPGEAQAMGVDFRTRGRRADEAIDVLRLLWSGGPEGVDHHGEFFAFDKLCSYPKPFSTNELPIHVGGSSRAAARRAGLRGDGYFAGGMLDEDERDLQIDLARKAAVEAGRDPAALEYTRWGSVELTVEQVGQLAEHGVTRIVVNVTAATADEQHDQMSAFAERFALATSSGR, from the coding sequence ATGAAATTCGCGATCAGCTACCCGACGCCGTTCAACGGGACCGATCCCGACCGGCTCGTCTCGTTCGCCCGGCATGCCGAGCGGTGCGGTTTCGAGGCCCTGTACGTCCAGGACCACATCGCGCTGTATCCGGGCGCGAACTACGGCGCCGGAGAACTACCCCCGACGCTGCCCTACTTCGATCCCCTGGACACCCTGAGCTTCGTCGCCGCCGCCACCGAACGCCTGCTGCTCGGCACCGGCGTCCTGCTGCTGCCGTACCGCCATCCCGTGGTCCTCGCCAAACGCCTGGCCACCATCGACGCGCTGTCCAAGGGCCGCATGCGCCTGCTCACCGTCGGCCTCGGCGCCCTCCCTGGCGAGGCACAGGCCATGGGCGTGGACTTCCGCACCCGCGGCCGCCGCGCCGACGAGGCGATCGACGTGCTTCGCCTGCTGTGGTCCGGCGGGCCGGAAGGCGTCGACCATCACGGTGAGTTCTTCGCCTTCGACAAGCTGTGCAGCTATCCGAAACCCTTTAGTACAAACGAACTTCCGATTCACGTGGGCGGGTCCAGCCGTGCCGCCGCCCGCCGCGCCGGGCTCCGCGGCGACGGCTACTTCGCCGGCGGCATGCTCGACGAGGACGAGCGCGACCTACAGATCGACTTGGCGCGCAAGGCCGCTGTCGAAGCGGGCCGCGACCCGGCCGCCCTCGAGTACACCCGCTGGGGCTCGGTGGAACTGACGGTCGAGCAGGTCGGGCAACTCGCGGAACACGGTGTCACTCGAATCGTCGTCAACGTGACCGCCGCGACCGCCGACGAACAGCACGACCAGATGTCGGCGTTCGCCGAACGATTCGCTCTGGCAACCTCTTCCGGGCGGTGA
- a CDS encoding alpha/beta fold hydrolase encodes MLLLHGFPQTHLAWRHVAPALTDRFHVVCPDLPGAARRPLPPGSSASRRHRSDP; translated from the coding sequence GTGTTGTTGCTGCACGGGTTCCCGCAAACCCATCTGGCATGGCGGCACGTCGCTCCAGCGCTGACGGACCGGTTCCACGTCGTCTGCCCGGACCTGCCCGGTGCTGCCAGGCGGCCACTTCCTCCCGGAAGCTCAGCCAGTCGCCGTCACCGCAGCGATCCGTGA
- a CDS encoding molybdopterin-dependent oxidoreductase, producing the protein MNAPARDTTPAQDTASAPQAAPWHKTACILCENNCGLLVQLDGRRFAKIRGDKDHVASAGYTCNKALRLDHYQNGGTRLTSPLRREPDGTFTEIDWDTGISEIAARLKEVRDRHGGDKIFYYGGGGQGNHLGGAYSGALRRALGSRYRSTALAQEKTGEGWVDAHLTGGHTTGDFEHAEVSVFLGKNPWQSHGVPRARTILQQIAKDPARSMIVIDPVRTETADLADIHLKVRPGTDAWCLAALLAILVRDDLLDHDFLTAHTSQAENVVATLREIDIADYADRCGVPVELLRTAAHRIGTAASVATYEDLGVQQSPNSTLISYLNKLLWLLTGNFAAPGAMQPHSWLVPLASYSRDIRRSPVTGAPVLGGMLPCNSIAEEILTDHPDRFRAMIVESANPAHSLADSNSFRAALDALDLVVVIDVALTETARHADYVLPAASQFEKWEATFFTLEFPHNTFHLRAPLLDPLPGTLPEPEIYARLLRELGAVSRTRLALLRTAARLGRRPYALAFAALLAIDKNTAGLAPYLLYETLGPTLPDGARAAAVLWALAQRVARTHPAAMRRAGHRDADALFDAILAGRSGVTFTVDDYADAWDYVPHPGKRIPLAIPELLHALRALDTTPATHTSADYPFVLAAGERRSFTANTIFRDDTWRRRDPDGALRMNPDDAARLGLGAGDRARVTTRRGSAVTTVELTDRMQPGHVSLPNGFGLDLPDSPRTGIALNELTDVTLRDAIAGTPWHKHVPARIEPA; encoded by the coding sequence ATGAACGCCCCCGCCCGCGACACGACTCCCGCCCAGGACACCGCTTCGGCCCCCCAGGCAGCGCCGTGGCACAAGACCGCCTGCATCCTGTGCGAGAACAACTGCGGCCTGCTCGTCCAGCTCGACGGCCGCCGCTTCGCCAAGATCCGCGGCGACAAAGACCACGTCGCCTCCGCCGGGTACACCTGCAACAAAGCGCTGCGCCTGGACCACTACCAGAACGGCGGTACGCGCTTGACCAGCCCGCTGCGCCGCGAACCCGACGGCACCTTCACCGAAATCGACTGGGACACAGGCATATCCGAGATCGCTGCCCGGTTGAAAGAGGTACGCGACCGGCACGGCGGCGACAAGATCTTCTATTACGGCGGCGGCGGCCAAGGCAACCACCTCGGCGGCGCCTACAGCGGAGCCCTGCGCCGCGCCCTGGGCAGCCGCTACCGCTCCACCGCACTCGCCCAGGAGAAGACCGGCGAAGGCTGGGTCGACGCCCACCTCACCGGCGGCCACACCACCGGCGACTTCGAACACGCCGAAGTGTCGGTCTTCCTCGGCAAGAACCCCTGGCAGTCCCACGGCGTGCCGCGCGCCCGCACCATCCTGCAGCAGATCGCCAAGGATCCCGCCCGCAGCATGATCGTCATCGACCCGGTGCGCACCGAAACCGCCGACCTCGCCGACATCCACCTCAAGGTCCGCCCCGGAACCGACGCGTGGTGCCTGGCGGCGCTGTTGGCCATCCTGGTCCGCGACGATCTGCTCGATCACGACTTCCTCACCGCGCACACCAGCCAGGCCGAGAATGTCGTCGCCACCCTGCGTGAAATCGACATCGCCGACTACGCCGACCGCTGCGGCGTTCCGGTCGAGCTGCTGCGCACCGCCGCCCACCGCATCGGCACCGCCGCAAGCGTCGCCACCTACGAAGACCTCGGCGTGCAGCAGAGCCCCAACAGCACCCTCATCTCGTATCTGAACAAACTGCTGTGGCTGCTCACCGGCAATTTCGCCGCGCCGGGCGCGATGCAACCGCACTCGTGGCTGGTCCCGCTGGCCAGCTACAGCCGCGACATCCGCCGCAGCCCCGTCACCGGCGCACCCGTCCTGGGCGGCATGCTGCCCTGCAACTCCATCGCGGAGGAGATACTCACCGACCATCCCGACCGGTTCCGCGCGATGATCGTCGAATCGGCCAATCCCGCGCACTCCCTTGCCGATTCGAACTCCTTCCGCGCCGCGCTCGACGCACTGGATCTGGTGGTCGTCATCGATGTCGCGCTCACCGAGACCGCCCGCCACGCCGACTACGTGCTGCCCGCGGCCAGCCAGTTCGAGAAGTGGGAAGCCACCTTCTTCACCCTGGAATTCCCGCACAACACCTTCCATCTGCGCGCGCCGCTGCTCGACCCGCTGCCGGGCACGCTGCCCGAACCCGAGATCTACGCGCGGCTGCTGCGCGAACTCGGCGCGGTCTCCCGCACCCGGCTCGCGCTGTTGCGCACCGCCGCCCGCCTCGGCCGCCGCCCCTACGCGCTGGCCTTCGCGGCACTGTTGGCCATCGACAAGAACACCGCGGGCCTGGCGCCCTATCTGCTCTACGAAACCCTCGGCCCCACCCTGCCCGACGGGGCGCGCGCCGCCGCGGTGCTGTGGGCGCTGGCCCAGCGCGTCGCCCGCACCCATCCCGCCGCCATGCGCCGCGCCGGACACCGCGACGCCGACGCCCTCTTCGACGCCATCCTCGCCGGACGCTCCGGTGTCACCTTCACCGTCGACGACTACGCCGACGCCTGGGACTACGTCCCGCACCCCGGCAAACGCATCCCGCTGGCCATCCCCGAACTGCTGCACGCCCTGCGCGCACTCGACACCACGCCCGCCACCCACACCAGCGCCGACTATCCGTTCGTGCTGGCGGCGGGAGAGCGGCGCTCCTTCACCGCCAACACCATCTTCCGAGACGACACCTGGCGTCGCCGCGACCCCGACGGCGCACTGCGCATGAACCCCGACGACGCTGCCCGCCTCGGCCTCGGCGCCGGCGACCGCGCCCGCGTCACCACCCGCCGCGGCAGCGCCGTCACCACCGTCGAACTCACCGACCGCATGCAACCCGGCCACGTCTCCCTGCCCAACGGTTTCGGCCTCGACCTACCCGACAGCCCCCGCACCGGCATCGCGCTCAACGAACTCACCGACGTCACCCTCCGCGACGCCATCGCGGGCACACCCTGGCACAAACACGTCCCCGCCCGCATCGAACCCGCCTGA
- a CDS encoding enoyl-CoA hydratase/isomerase family protein, producing the protein MSATDLHLETIELEQDGRVLTARAVAPPLNFVTTEFVRDLDRLTAAVDTDDTVGAVVLTGGVPGRFLTHADPSALTGMIELPHPFVPARVAAPLLRAASAALHIPGATAAVERFGGGLGVGLVWGHRWKRTTLRMNRSHAVYLAAINGPALGGGHEIALACDLRYAADAEHVKLGQIETMANLVPGGGGTQRLTRLLGAAAALEVTLEGAPLSVAEAHRLGLLHRVVAEDQLLAEAHATAARLAARNPVVVAELKRAVYFGTDTRLARGLDREQAGFVSVGTTAAAARTTRAFFDDLARLGDTPFLADPKPWLDGTRVDQVSR; encoded by the coding sequence ATGTCCGCCACCGACCTGCACCTGGAGACCATCGAACTCGAGCAAGACGGGCGGGTTCTCACCGCCCGCGCCGTCGCACCGCCACTGAACTTCGTGACCACCGAGTTCGTCCGCGACCTCGACCGCCTCACCGCCGCCGTCGACACCGACGACACGGTCGGCGCGGTGGTGCTCACCGGCGGAGTCCCCGGACGGTTCCTCACCCACGCCGACCCCAGCGCGCTGACCGGCATGATCGAACTGCCGCACCCGTTCGTACCCGCCCGAGTCGCCGCGCCACTGCTGCGCGCCGCGAGCGCCGCGCTGCACATTCCGGGCGCGACGGCGGCGGTGGAGCGGTTCGGTGGCGGCCTCGGCGTAGGACTGGTGTGGGGACACCGCTGGAAACGAACAACGTTGCGCATGAACCGCTCCCACGCGGTGTATCTGGCCGCCATCAACGGCCCGGCGCTGGGCGGCGGCCACGAGATCGCGCTGGCCTGCGACCTGCGCTACGCCGCCGACGCCGAACACGTCAAGCTCGGCCAGATCGAGACCATGGCCAACCTGGTCCCCGGCGGCGGCGGAACCCAACGCCTCACCCGGCTGCTCGGCGCGGCCGCCGCCCTCGAGGTCACCTTGGAGGGCGCGCCGCTGTCGGTCGCGGAAGCCCACCGGCTCGGACTGCTGCACCGCGTCGTCGCCGAAGATCAACTGCTGGCCGAAGCCCACGCCACCGCGGCCCGATTGGCGGCCCGCAACCCGGTCGTCGTCGCCGAACTCAAACGCGCCGTCTACTTCGGCACCGACACCCGTCTGGCTCGCGGCCTGGACCGCGAACAAGCCGGATTCGTCTCCGTCGGCACCACCGCCGCCGCGGCACGCACCACCCGCGCGTTCTTCGACGACCTCGCCCGCCTCGGCGACACACCGTTCCTCGCCGACCCGAAACCGTGGCTCGACGGCACCCGCGTGGATCAGGTGAGCCGATGA
- a CDS encoding GNAT family N-acetyltransferase — protein sequence MISASLRPAVTADEPFLWEMLYEASHAADQGLTVADLETIPALSRYVDGWGAGSDLGVIGGPAESPCGAAWLRLLTGADAGYGYVDDTTPELAIAVAAPARGTGLGTAMLERLVADAAGRYAAVSLSVREENPARRLYQRLGFVDVDGSRIVNRAGTTSITMVLPLR from the coding sequence GTGATCTCCGCTTCGCTACGCCCGGCCGTGACCGCCGACGAACCCTTCCTCTGGGAAATGCTCTACGAGGCATCACACGCCGCCGACCAGGGACTGACCGTCGCCGACCTCGAAACCATTCCCGCGCTGTCGCGTTACGTCGACGGCTGGGGCGCCGGCAGCGATCTCGGCGTCATCGGCGGCCCAGCCGAATCCCCGTGCGGCGCAGCGTGGTTGCGCTTGCTCACCGGCGCGGACGCCGGTTACGGCTACGTCGACGACACGACTCCCGAGCTCGCGATCGCCGTCGCAGCGCCGGCGCGCGGCACCGGGCTCGGCACGGCGATGCTCGAACGGCTCGTCGCCGACGCCGCGGGACGCTATGCGGCGGTGAGTCTGAGTGTGCGCGAGGAGAATCCGGCGCGGCGGCTGTACCAGCGCCTGGGCTTCGTCGATGTCGACGGCTCGCGCATCGTCAACCGGGCGGGCACCACCAGCATCACCATGGTGTTGCCGCTGCGCTGA
- a CDS encoding SDR family NAD(P)-dependent oxidoreductase, producing the protein MKIEGSRVLITGATGGIGHAIAHAFAERGAELVLTGRRVDVLAPLAEQTGARAVPADLADRDGVAALLAAAGPLDIVVANAAVPASGLLTDYSIEQIDRALDVNLRAPIITARLLAEPLIAQGHGHLVFISSISGKIASPRVSLYNATKFGLRGFAQALRQDLAPHGVGVSTVFPGFVRDAGMFADAGVAPAFGTGTSSPAQVAAAVRRAVERNVGEIDVAPPQVRLGALLAGIAPGLSARVQRLAGADKVAATLAEAQRAKR; encoded by the coding sequence ATGAAGATCGAGGGTTCACGAGTTCTGATCACGGGCGCCACCGGCGGCATCGGGCACGCCATCGCCCACGCGTTCGCCGAACGCGGCGCCGAGCTGGTGCTCACCGGCCGCCGCGTCGACGTGCTGGCCCCGCTGGCCGAGCAGACCGGCGCGCGCGCCGTGCCCGCCGATCTGGCCGACCGCGACGGGGTCGCGGCGCTGCTCGCGGCGGCGGGGCCGCTCGACATCGTCGTCGCGAACGCGGCCGTGCCCGCCAGCGGACTGCTCACCGACTACTCCATCGAGCAGATCGACCGCGCACTCGATGTGAACCTGCGCGCCCCGATCATCACCGCCCGCCTGCTGGCCGAACCACTGATCGCCCAGGGGCACGGGCATCTGGTGTTCATCTCCTCGATCTCGGGCAAGATCGCCTCGCCCCGCGTCTCGCTCTACAACGCCACCAAATTCGGGCTGCGCGGCTTCGCCCAGGCACTGCGCCAAGACCTCGCCCCGCACGGGGTCGGCGTCTCGACGGTGTTCCCCGGTTTCGTCCGCGACGCGGGCATGTTCGCCGACGCGGGCGTTGCCCCGGCCTTCGGCACCGGCACCTCCTCGCCGGCTCAGGTGGCGGCCGCGGTGCGCCGCGCCGTGGAACGCAACGTCGGCGAGATCGATGTGGCCCCGCCCCAGGTGCGCCTCGGCGCCCTGCTGGCGGGCATCGCGCCCGGATTGTCCGCCCGGGTGCAGCGGCTCGCGGGCGCCGACAAGGTCGCGGCGACGCTGGCCGAGGCGCAGCGCGCCAAACGCTGA
- a CDS encoding TetR/AcrR family transcriptional regulator encodes MARRSSTDASPRTRLPNARQRMIEGAIDSLRVHGASATSVDRVLASTGAPRGSVYHHFPGGRTQLVSDAVTTAGEIMSGYIERLTRDSDPLDALARFAEMWRTTLRESQFRAGCPIFAVAVETNDEAPEFARAAAAVFDRWHAALTDVLIRHDVPADRARRLAVLTVAAFEGAIALCRVQRSIEPLDDAVAELRALYPATAH; translated from the coding sequence GTGGCACGCCGATCCAGCACCGACGCCTCCCCTCGCACCCGCCTGCCCAACGCGCGGCAGCGGATGATCGAGGGCGCCATCGACTCGTTGCGCGTGCACGGCGCCAGCGCGACCAGCGTGGACCGGGTGCTGGCCAGCACCGGCGCGCCGCGCGGCTCGGTGTATCACCATTTTCCCGGCGGACGCACCCAGCTGGTCAGCGACGCCGTCACCACGGCCGGTGAGATCATGTCCGGCTACATCGAGCGCCTCACCCGCGACAGCGACCCCCTCGACGCGCTCGCGAGATTCGCCGAGATGTGGCGCACCACGCTGCGCGAGAGCCAGTTCCGCGCGGGGTGCCCGATCTTCGCGGTCGCCGTCGAAACCAACGACGAGGCGCCGGAATTCGCGCGTGCCGCGGCCGCCGTCTTCGATCGCTGGCATGCCGCGCTCACCGACGTGCTGATCCGCCACGACGTCCCCGCCGACCGGGCGCGGCGCCTAGCGGTGCTCACGGTCGCCGCCTTCGAGGGCGCCATCGCGCTGTGCCGGGTGCAGCGCAGCATCGAACCCCTCGACGACGCGGTCGCCGAGCTGCGCGCGCTCTACCCGGCCACCGCGCACTGA